The proteins below are encoded in one region of Amycolatopsis acidiphila:
- a CDS encoding GNAT family N-acetyltransferase, translated as MIDLRVLTADDWAAWRELRLASLRDAPDAFGATLADWVREGEPRWRQRLTDVPFNVLAELDGTPAGMVSGTEPDAGQAVELISMWVAPSARGRGVGDELIGAVVGWAQRRGARRVVLRVYDHNRHGANLYRRNGFRPIGGTWMTLPLT; from the coding sequence ATGATCGACCTGCGGGTGCTGACCGCGGACGACTGGGCGGCCTGGCGCGAGCTGAGACTGGCCTCGCTGCGCGACGCGCCCGACGCGTTCGGGGCCACTCTCGCGGACTGGGTGCGCGAGGGCGAGCCGCGGTGGCGGCAACGGCTGACCGACGTGCCCTTCAACGTGCTCGCCGAGCTCGACGGGACGCCCGCGGGCATGGTCAGCGGCACCGAACCGGACGCCGGGCAGGCCGTCGAGCTCATCTCGATGTGGGTCGCGCCCTCCGCTCGCGGGCGCGGCGTCGGGGACGAGCTGATCGGCGCGGTCGTGGGCTGGGCGCAACGCCGCGGCGCCCGCCGGGTGGTGCTGCGGGTGTACGACCACAACCGCCATGGCGCGAACCTGTACCGCCGCAACGGTTTCCGGCCCATCGGCGGGACGTGGATGACCCTTCCGCTCACCTGA
- a CDS encoding alpha/beta hydrolase gives MIRTDLVYAEPGGVPLRLDVYVPDGPPAPVCLYFHGGGWARGSRTAGAAERLVPVMESGIAIASVQYRLTDQAVFPAQLEDARCAVRWVREHAADIGVDAGRVGAWGASAGAHLASLLGLCRDDEDSSVQAVVAWFPPADLLARETDEPDGPPPPFLPGPLPTPSFEARLLGLESVHDDPARAREASPLSHAGPGAPPFLLMHGDRDGLVPASQSRRLHEALLAQGDDSTLLLLAGANHEDPIFNGAAALGAVSGFLREKLGVSRT, from the coding sequence ATGATCCGCACAGACCTCGTCTACGCCGAGCCCGGCGGCGTCCCGCTGCGCCTGGACGTCTACGTCCCCGACGGCCCGCCCGCACCCGTGTGCCTGTACTTCCACGGCGGCGGCTGGGCCAGGGGGTCCCGCACCGCGGGCGCGGCGGAACGACTGGTCCCGGTGATGGAAAGCGGTATCGCGATCGCGTCCGTGCAGTACCGGCTCACCGACCAGGCGGTCTTCCCGGCCCAGCTCGAGGACGCGCGCTGCGCCGTGCGGTGGGTGCGCGAGCACGCGGCCGACATCGGCGTGGACGCCGGCCGCGTCGGCGCGTGGGGCGCCTCCGCGGGCGCGCACCTGGCCTCGCTGCTGGGCCTGTGCCGCGACGACGAGGACAGTTCCGTGCAGGCAGTCGTCGCCTGGTTCCCGCCGGCCGACCTGCTCGCCCGCGAGACCGACGAACCCGACGGGCCGCCGCCACCGTTCCTCCCCGGCCCGCTGCCCACACCGTCGTTCGAGGCGCGGCTGCTGGGGCTGGAGTCGGTGCACGACGACCCGGCGCGTGCCCGCGAGGCGAGCCCGCTCAGCCACGCCGGCCCCGGCGCACCGCCGTTCCTGCTGATGCACGGCGACCGCGACGGGCTCGTCCCGGCGTCGCAGAGCCGGCGGCTGCACGAGGCGCTGCTCGCCCAGGGCGATGACTCCACGCTGCTGCTGCTCGCCGGCGCGAACCACGAGGACCCGATCTTCAACGGCGCCGCCGCACTGGGCGCCGTGAGCGGGTTCCTCCGCGAGAAGCTGGGCGTCAGCCGAACGTAG
- a CDS encoding class I SAM-dependent methyltransferase, translated as MLPPAARVLDVGSGTGRPVAEELVAAGCHVTGLDVSPVMVRLAATQVPGAEFVETDVRDWTSPPQSWDAVCAYFPFLQMPRADTEAVLRDIARWLVPGGHLSLITVPMDAEAVPVRFLGHEVELTSFGAADLESRITAAGLWVLSTYSEVFEPDKPGAQPEEHLLITARR; from the coding sequence GTGCTGCCCCCGGCGGCCCGCGTGCTCGACGTCGGCAGCGGGACCGGGCGCCCGGTCGCCGAGGAGCTGGTCGCGGCGGGCTGCCACGTCACCGGGCTGGACGTGTCGCCGGTGATGGTCCGGCTCGCGGCCACGCAGGTGCCGGGCGCCGAGTTCGTCGAGACGGACGTGCGCGACTGGACCTCGCCACCACAGTCGTGGGACGCGGTGTGCGCCTACTTCCCGTTCCTGCAGATGCCCCGCGCCGACACCGAGGCCGTGCTGCGCGACATCGCCCGCTGGCTCGTGCCGGGCGGGCACCTGTCCCTGATCACGGTGCCGATGGACGCCGAGGCGGTGCCCGTCCGGTTCCTCGGGCACGAGGTGGAGCTGACCAGCTTCGGTGCCGCGGACCTCGAATCGCGGATCACGGCGGCCGGCCTATGGGTGCTCAGCACGTACTCCGAGGTGTTCGAGCCGGACAAGCCAGGCGCCCAGCCCGAGGAGCACCTGCTCATCACCGCGCGCCGCTGA
- a CDS encoding class I SAM-dependent methyltransferase: MGKTAQQSRKRDLGLHPRERRAQHTTGGRMWRVDEDARRMWDEHAGTFDEQPDHGLLDPGVRAAWAGVLLPALPGPPARVADLGCGTGSVALLLADAGHDVTALDFSPRMLALARRKGVRNLLRGDAANPPLLPSSFDVVFVRHLLWAMPDPAATIGGWVRLLRPAGRLVLVEGRWSTGAGIPAGRCRELVLRHRRSATLRRLRDPRLWGQDVTDERYLLTSLR; the protein is encoded by the coding sequence ATGGGAAAAACGGCCCAGCAGAGCCGAAAGCGCGACCTCGGTCTGCATCCGCGCGAACGACGCGCCCAGCACACCACCGGCGGCAGGATGTGGCGGGTGGATGAGGACGCGCGGCGGATGTGGGACGAGCATGCCGGCACCTTCGACGAGCAGCCCGACCACGGCCTGCTCGACCCCGGGGTACGGGCCGCCTGGGCCGGTGTCCTGCTGCCGGCCCTCCCTGGCCCGCCGGCGCGCGTCGCCGATCTCGGCTGTGGCACCGGGAGTGTCGCGCTGCTGCTGGCCGACGCCGGGCATGACGTGACGGCGTTGGACTTCTCCCCGCGAATGCTCGCCCTGGCGCGGCGGAAGGGCGTCCGGAACCTGCTCCGGGGCGATGCCGCGAACCCGCCGCTGCTGCCGTCGTCGTTCGACGTGGTGTTCGTCCGCCATCTGTTGTGGGCGATGCCGGACCCGGCCGCCACCATCGGCGGCTGGGTCCGCCTGCTGCGCCCGGCCGGGCGGCTCGTCCTCGTCGAGGGCCGGTGGTCCACCGGGGCGGGCATCCCGGCCGGTCGCTGCCGCGAACTCGTGCTGCGCCACCGCCGGTCGGCCACCCTCCGGCGCCTGCGCGACCCGCGGTTGTGGGGGCAGGACGTCACGGACGAGCGGTATCTGCTGACGAGCCTTCGCTGA
- a CDS encoding ferredoxin reductase gives MAEQGMPPRVSPVRRRLLRAVRLLFTPLRPDDYLELVNPLWSTRELRGRVERVRPERGGAATVLIRPGFDWVGHRPGQYVRLGVLIDGVHHWRAYSLTSSPDRPDGLISVTPKRVDGGVVSPYLVERARPGEVVRLGEVEGTFTLPDRLERGLLFVTAGSGITPVMSMLRQLNRHGSITDVVHIHSARTADGVTFGDELAELDKRHDGFRLTVRVTGRDGRFTPDELDTVCPDWREREAYACGPGELLDALQAHWKCHGDPELLHRERFQPIVGGADAEGEGGTVHFAHRNLDADCPAGTPILVAGEEAGVEMPFGCRIGVCHTCVLRIRDGRIRDLRTNAVSEKHNEIVRTCVHGAEGPVTIEL, from the coding sequence ATGGCCGAGCAGGGCATGCCGCCACGGGTCTCCCCGGTGCGCCGGCGCCTGCTGCGGGCGGTCCGGCTGCTGTTCACCCCGCTGCGCCCGGACGACTACCTCGAGCTGGTCAACCCGCTGTGGTCGACGCGGGAGCTGCGCGGGCGGGTCGAACGGGTGCGCCCGGAGCGCGGCGGGGCGGCCACGGTGCTCATCCGGCCGGGCTTCGACTGGGTCGGGCACCGGCCCGGCCAGTACGTGCGGCTGGGCGTGCTGATCGACGGCGTGCACCACTGGCGCGCCTATTCGCTCACCTCCAGCCCCGACCGCCCGGACGGGCTGATCTCGGTGACGCCCAAGAGGGTCGACGGCGGGGTCGTCTCCCCTTACCTGGTGGAGCGGGCGCGGCCGGGCGAGGTCGTGCGGCTCGGCGAGGTCGAGGGCACGTTCACCCTGCCCGACCGGCTCGAGCGCGGGCTGCTGTTCGTCACGGCGGGCAGCGGGATCACACCGGTGATGAGCATGCTGCGGCAGCTGAACCGGCACGGCTCGATCACCGACGTCGTGCACATCCACTCCGCCCGCACCGCGGACGGGGTGACTTTCGGCGACGAGCTGGCTGAGCTGGACAAGCGCCACGACGGGTTCCGGCTCACCGTGCGGGTCACCGGACGCGACGGGCGGTTCACCCCCGACGAGCTCGACACGGTGTGCCCGGACTGGCGCGAGCGCGAGGCCTACGCGTGCGGCCCGGGCGAGCTGCTCGACGCCCTGCAGGCGCACTGGAAGTGCCACGGCGACCCGGAACTGCTGCACCGCGAACGGTTCCAGCCCATCGTCGGCGGCGCGGACGCCGAGGGCGAAGGCGGCACGGTGCACTTCGCCCACCGCAACCTCGACGCCGACTGCCCGGCGGGCACGCCGATCCTCGTGGCCGGCGAGGAGGCGGGCGTGGAGATGCCCTTCGGCTGCCGGATCGGCGTCTGCCACACCTGCGTGCTGCGCATCCGCGACGGCCGGATCCGCGACCTGCGCACCAACGCCGTCAGCGAGAAGCACAACGAGATCGTCCGCACCTGTGTGCACGGCGCGGAAGGCCCGGTCACGATCGAACTGTGA
- a CDS encoding LLM class F420-dependent oxidoreductase translates to MRFGLFVPQGWRLDLTGIDPAEHWDTMLGIARLAEEGPFESIWVYDHLHTVPVPTDEPMYEAWALMAAFAAATSNVRLGQMCTCMSYRNPAYLAKFATTADVISGGRVEMGIGAGWYEHEWRAYGYGFPPPGERLGRLDEGVQIMRQLWTEGRATLDGRHYQVDGAISRPLPAQDGGIPLWIAGGGEKKTLRIAARYANYTNFAGGAADFAHKSEVLAAHCKDVGTDFDAIVRSANYNVVIGETEKDVQDRLAWLRAHYEPHVPADALESTYRSFATGPLVGTPEQIAERLTELRGLGMTYAITYFAEAAYDRSGIDLFVRDVVPALAD, encoded by the coding sequence ATGCGCTTCGGATTGTTCGTACCACAGGGATGGCGGCTGGACCTGACCGGAATCGACCCCGCGGAGCACTGGGACACGATGCTCGGCATCGCCCGGCTCGCCGAGGAGGGGCCCTTCGAGTCCATCTGGGTCTACGACCACCTGCACACCGTGCCGGTGCCGACCGACGAGCCGATGTACGAGGCGTGGGCGCTGATGGCGGCGTTCGCGGCGGCCACCAGCAACGTGCGGCTCGGCCAGATGTGCACCTGCATGAGCTACCGGAACCCGGCATACCTCGCGAAGTTCGCCACCACCGCCGACGTGATCTCCGGCGGCCGCGTGGAGATGGGCATAGGCGCCGGGTGGTACGAGCACGAGTGGCGCGCCTACGGCTACGGGTTCCCGCCGCCGGGCGAGCGGCTGGGCAGGCTCGACGAGGGCGTGCAGATCATGCGGCAGCTGTGGACCGAGGGCAGGGCGACGCTCGATGGCCGCCACTACCAGGTCGACGGCGCCATCTCGCGGCCGCTTCCGGCGCAGGACGGCGGAATTCCACTGTGGATCGCCGGGGGCGGGGAGAAGAAGACGCTGCGGATCGCGGCCCGGTACGCGAACTACACCAACTTCGCGGGCGGTGCGGCCGACTTCGCGCACAAGTCGGAGGTGCTCGCCGCGCACTGCAAGGACGTCGGCACCGACTTCGACGCGATCGTGCGCTCGGCCAACTACAACGTCGTGATCGGCGAGACCGAGAAGGACGTGCAGGACCGCCTGGCGTGGCTGCGTGCGCACTACGAGCCACACGTCCCGGCGGACGCACTGGAGTCGACCTACCGGAGCTTCGCGACCGGTCCGCTGGTCGGCACCCCCGAGCAGATCGCCGAGCGGCTGACCGAGCTGCGCGGTCTGGGCATGACGTACGCGATCACGTACTTCGCCGAAGCGGCCTACGACCGTTCGGGCATCGACCTCTTCGTCCGCGACGTGGTGCCGGCACTGGCCGATTAG
- a CDS encoding fatty acid desaturase family protein, with protein MQSPPKHPFAHLSADQLAELGREFDAIHEQVRYELGDRDRQYIKGVIRLHRQIAVAGRALLLGSRSKTLWAAGTGCLAIAKILENMEIGHNVLHGQWDWMNDPYIHSSTWDWDTASTAEAWKHSHNYIHHTYTNIRGKDKDLGYEIMRIDPNQKWHPAYLAQPFYNLLLMAFFEWGVAVHDLDVEAIRRGEKPLKDVWHDIKGISGKARDQIVKDYLGWPLVSALASVAVGRLSNREPRSAKRLLADRVRGRGWLGAAKAQLSAARTEGAGGFAATFWADFTANIIRNLWAHSIIFCGHFPDQTYTFSQDEVRDETRGAWYARQLVGAANITGSPLFHLMSGNLGYQVEHHLFPDMPSSRYAEIAPKVKDICLRYGLPYNTGPLSRQLGSVHRTIIRLAFPGGAPRPKPGPYQGEPGDDEVRAAA; from the coding sequence ATGCAGTCACCGCCGAAACACCCGTTCGCCCATCTGTCCGCCGACCAGCTGGCCGAGCTGGGCCGCGAGTTCGACGCGATCCACGAGCAGGTGCGCTACGAGCTGGGCGACCGCGACCGGCAGTACATCAAGGGCGTGATCCGGCTGCACCGGCAGATCGCCGTCGCGGGGCGCGCGCTGCTGCTGGGGTCGCGGTCGAAGACGTTGTGGGCGGCGGGCACCGGCTGTCTGGCCATCGCGAAGATCCTCGAGAACATGGAGATCGGGCACAACGTGCTGCACGGCCAGTGGGACTGGATGAACGACCCGTACATCCATTCGTCCACATGGGACTGGGACACGGCCTCGACGGCGGAGGCCTGGAAGCACTCGCACAACTACATCCACCACACGTACACGAACATCCGCGGCAAGGACAAGGATCTCGGCTACGAGATCATGCGGATCGACCCGAACCAGAAGTGGCATCCGGCCTACCTGGCCCAGCCGTTCTACAACCTGCTGCTGATGGCGTTCTTCGAGTGGGGCGTCGCGGTGCACGACCTGGACGTCGAGGCCATCCGCCGCGGCGAGAAGCCGCTGAAGGACGTCTGGCACGACATCAAGGGGATCTCGGGCAAGGCACGGGACCAGATCGTCAAGGACTACCTGGGCTGGCCGCTGGTGAGCGCCCTCGCGTCGGTGGCCGTGGGACGGCTGAGCAACCGCGAGCCGCGCTCGGCGAAGCGCCTGCTGGCCGACCGGGTGCGCGGGCGCGGATGGCTGGGCGCGGCCAAGGCCCAGCTCTCGGCCGCCCGCACCGAAGGCGCGGGCGGGTTCGCCGCGACGTTCTGGGCCGACTTCACCGCGAACATCATCCGCAACCTGTGGGCGCACTCGATCATCTTCTGCGGGCACTTCCCCGACCAGACCTACACGTTCAGCCAGGACGAGGTGCGCGACGAGACCCGCGGCGCCTGGTACGCGCGGCAACTGGTGGGTGCGGCCAACATCACGGGCTCGCCGCTGTTCCACCTGATGAGCGGCAACCTCGGCTACCAGGTCGAGCACCACCTGTTCCCGGACATGCCCAGCAGCCGCTACGCCGAGATCGCGCCGAAGGTCAAGGACATCTGCCTGCGCTACGGGCTGCCCTACAACACCGGTCCGCTGTCGCGGCAGCTGGGCAGCGTGCACCGCACGATCATCCGGCTCGCCTTCCCCGGCGGCGCACCACGGCCGAAGCCCGGGCCGTACCAGGGCGAACCGGGCGACGACGAGGTGCGCGCCGCGGCGTGA
- a CDS encoding sensor histidine kinase, protein MSLRSPLAPIQAPAPPPPVSGRRAERAERWPLRRTIGVGVGVVALFSVLAVVVGLITLTSLSGARSRVVNQVDPAIQQSLRLESALIDQETGVRGYGLAAQEDFLQPYTDGLAAQQDAAGRLGGLLTGLPEAAAGLREVLARAENWRSGYAEPTIELVASSGRPAAGTDLDRGKAAFDSVRSAVTTLQDELGAARQAGTATLNRTATVLYVVCALIAVAFLLIVLALAFGLRTAAIAPLSRLAAEVRKVADGDFAHPVAQSGPKEVRELGDDVNRMRERILQELSALQAAHGVLDARTQDLERSNAELEQFAYVASHDLQEPLRKVASFCQLLQRRYSGQLDERADQYIGFAVDGAKRMQVLINDLLAFSRVGRIVREPVPVSCEAVVAQARNNLSDAIEQSGATVEVDELPTVLAEVPLLTAVFQNLIGNALKFHGEDPPHVRVTAERDGEFWRFCVQDNGIGIDAEYAERIFVIFQRLHAKSDYPGTGIGLAMCRKIVEHHGGTIWLDTEAESGSRFCFTLPVLTEEKEPDDHPGTA, encoded by the coding sequence GTGAGCCTGCGCAGCCCGCTCGCCCCGATCCAGGCGCCCGCCCCGCCGCCGCCCGTCTCCGGCCGACGTGCCGAGCGGGCGGAGCGATGGCCGTTGCGCCGGACCATCGGCGTCGGCGTCGGCGTCGTCGCCCTGTTCTCCGTGCTCGCGGTCGTGGTCGGCCTGATCACGCTGACGAGCCTGTCCGGTGCGCGCAGCCGGGTGGTGAACCAGGTCGACCCGGCGATCCAGCAGTCCCTGCGCCTCGAGTCGGCGCTCATCGACCAGGAGACCGGGGTGCGGGGCTACGGCCTGGCCGCCCAGGAGGACTTCCTGCAGCCCTACACCGACGGGCTCGCCGCCCAGCAGGACGCGGCCGGCCGGCTGGGTGGGCTGCTCACCGGCCTGCCCGAGGCCGCCGCCGGGCTGCGCGAGGTGCTCGCACGCGCGGAGAACTGGCGCAGCGGCTACGCCGAACCGACGATCGAGCTGGTCGCCTCCAGCGGGCGCCCCGCCGCGGGGACCGACCTCGACCGCGGCAAGGCGGCCTTCGACTCCGTGCGTTCGGCGGTGACCACCCTGCAGGACGAGCTGGGCGCCGCGCGGCAGGCTGGTACGGCGACACTCAACCGGACGGCGACCGTGCTCTACGTCGTGTGCGCGCTGATCGCGGTCGCGTTCCTGCTGATCGTGCTGGCACTGGCGTTCGGCCTGCGGACCGCCGCGATCGCCCCGCTGTCCCGGCTGGCGGCCGAGGTGCGCAAGGTCGCGGATGGCGACTTCGCCCATCCGGTCGCGCAGAGCGGTCCGAAGGAGGTCCGCGAGCTCGGCGACGACGTCAACCGGATGCGGGAGCGGATCCTGCAGGAGCTGTCCGCGCTGCAGGCCGCGCACGGCGTGCTCGACGCCCGGACGCAGGATCTGGAGCGGTCCAACGCGGAGCTGGAGCAGTTCGCCTACGTCGCCTCGCACGACCTGCAGGAGCCGCTGCGGAAGGTGGCCAGCTTCTGCCAGCTGCTGCAGCGGCGTTACTCCGGGCAGCTCGACGAGCGCGCCGACCAGTACATCGGGTTCGCCGTGGACGGCGCCAAGCGGATGCAGGTGCTGATCAACGACCTGCTGGCGTTCAGCCGGGTCGGCCGGATCGTGCGCGAGCCCGTCCCGGTGTCCTGTGAAGCGGTGGTGGCGCAGGCGCGGAACAACCTGTCCGACGCGATCGAGCAGTCGGGCGCCACGGTCGAGGTCGACGAGCTGCCGACCGTGCTCGCGGAAGTGCCGCTGCTGACCGCGGTCTTCCAGAACCTGATCGGCAACGCGCTGAAGTTCCACGGCGAGGACCCGCCGCACGTGCGGGTCACCGCGGAGCGCGACGGCGAGTTCTGGCGGTTCTGCGTGCAGGACAACGGGATCGGCATCGACGCCGAGTACGCCGAGCGCATCTTCGTGATCTTCCAGCGCCTGCACGCCAAGTCCGACTATCCCGGCACCGGCATCGGCCTCGCGATGTGCCGCAAGATCGTCGAGCACCATGGCGGCACCATCTGGCTCGACACCGAAGCCGAGTCCGGCTCGCGGTTTTGTTTCACCCTGCCCGTGCTGACCGAGGAGAAAGAACCCGATGACCATCCCGGAACCGCTTGA
- a CDS encoding PP2C family protein-serine/threonine phosphatase codes for MVARDAALTRAPSPERAGPTRVLLIEDDDGDALLVEELLIDVGASVELQHVRSLAEAKTVLPGAVCVLLDLGLPDTHELDGVRWLQEHRPEVAVVVLTGLADEYLGEVAVRAGAQDYLVKGQVDGQLLNRVIRYAIERLRSEEVQRELREARIYAEENTRLERGLLPSPLVSDPGLRVVSRYSPGGQRLLLGGDFFDVVEAADGWVHAVVGDVCGHGPDEAALGVSMRVAWRTMVLAARPMAEVLTTLDQVFTHERHKKALFTTLTMLSVDPTRTTARLYLAGHPPPLIITPDGVGLLEAPLRPPVGIGDREWWPSSEVSLGGRWSVLMYTDGLIEGRIGEGSTRLDVDGLVRLVESALPTGYPAPGAEEGLLDEVIDRVRALNGGDLDDDLAVLALAAGGQAR; via the coding sequence ATGGTAGCTCGGGACGCTGCGCTCACCCGCGCGCCTTCTCCGGAAAGAGCCGGCCCCACCAGGGTGCTGTTGATCGAGGACGACGACGGTGACGCCCTGCTCGTCGAGGAGCTGCTGATCGATGTCGGCGCCAGCGTCGAGCTGCAACACGTCCGGTCCCTCGCCGAGGCGAAGACGGTGCTGCCCGGCGCCGTGTGCGTGCTGCTGGACCTGGGCCTGCCCGACACCCACGAGCTCGACGGCGTCCGGTGGCTGCAGGAGCACCGGCCCGAGGTCGCGGTGGTGGTGCTGACCGGGCTGGCCGACGAGTACCTCGGCGAGGTGGCGGTGCGGGCGGGCGCGCAGGACTACCTCGTCAAGGGACAGGTGGACGGCCAGCTGCTCAACCGCGTCATCCGCTACGCCATCGAGCGGCTGCGGTCCGAGGAGGTGCAGCGCGAGCTGCGCGAGGCCCGGATCTACGCCGAGGAGAACACCCGCCTCGAACGCGGCCTGCTGCCCTCGCCGCTGGTGTCGGACCCAGGGCTGAGGGTCGTCAGCCGGTACTCGCCCGGCGGGCAGCGGCTGCTGCTGGGCGGCGACTTCTTCGACGTGGTCGAGGCGGCCGACGGCTGGGTGCACGCGGTGGTCGGCGACGTCTGCGGGCACGGGCCGGACGAGGCGGCGCTCGGGGTGTCGATGCGGGTCGCGTGGCGCACGATGGTCCTCGCCGCGCGCCCGATGGCCGAGGTGCTGACCACCCTCGACCAGGTCTTCACCCACGAACGGCACAAGAAGGCGCTGTTCACGACGCTGACCATGCTCTCGGTCGACCCGACGCGCACCACCGCGCGGCTCTACCTCGCAGGCCACCCGCCGCCCCTGATCATCACCCCGGACGGGGTGGGCCTGCTCGAGGCGCCGTTGCGGCCGCCGGTCGGCATCGGCGACCGCGAGTGGTGGCCGAGCAGCGAGGTGTCGCTCGGCGGGCGCTGGTCGGTGCTGATGTACACCGACGGGCTCATCGAGGGCCGGATCGGCGAGGGCAGCACGCGTCTCGACGTGGACGGGCTGGTCCGGCTGGTCGAATCCGCGCTACCCACCGGCTATCCGGCGCCCGGCGCCGAGGAAGGACTACTGGACGAAGTGATCGACCGGGTACGCGCGCTCAACGGCGGCGATCTCGACGACGACCTGGCCGTGCTCGCACTCGCCGCCGGCGGGCAGGCGCGGTGA
- a CDS encoding response regulator — protein MTIPEPLDVVDVLLVEDDDGDVLMTQEAFEHHKIRNKLHVVKDGEQALQFLRREGEHADAPRPGLILLDLNLPRRDGREVLAELKDDPELRVIPVVVLTTSEAEEDIVRSYSLHANAYVSKPVDFERFIEVIRQIDDFFVTVVKLPQ, from the coding sequence ATGACCATCCCGGAACCGCTTGACGTCGTGGACGTCCTGCTCGTCGAGGACGACGACGGGGACGTCCTGATGACGCAGGAAGCGTTCGAGCACCACAAGATCCGGAACAAGCTGCACGTGGTGAAGGATGGCGAGCAGGCGCTGCAGTTCCTGCGCCGCGAAGGCGAGCACGCCGACGCGCCGCGGCCGGGGCTGATCCTGCTGGACCTGAACCTGCCCCGCCGCGACGGGCGCGAAGTGCTGGCGGAGCTGAAGGACGACCCGGAGCTGCGCGTGATCCCGGTCGTGGTGCTGACGACCTCCGAGGCGGAGGAGGACATCGTGCGCAGCTACAGCCTGCACGCCAACGCCTACGTGAGCAAACCCGTCGACTTCGAGCGCTTCATCGAGGTCATCCGCCAGATCGACGACTTCTTCGTCACCGTGGTCAAACTGCCGCAGTGA
- the sigJ gene encoding RNA polymerase sigma factor SigJ, which produces MTGRLTEDVSVDEREFERHRPHLRAVAYRMLGSLGDAEDVVQEAWFRLERTGAGEIENLAGWLTTVVARLCLDLLRSRTARREDSLGVHLPDPVISHGDGLGPEDEALLADSVGLALLVVLETLAPAERLALVLHDSFGVPFDEIASILGRTPTATRQLASRARRRIRDTAPTPDADPARQREVVEAFRAAARAGDFNALVAVLDPDVALRVDLGTTTEVLRGAAKVAGQALSFARLSVFSRPVLVNGAPGLLTAPAGKPVSVMSFTVVGGRIVEIDILADPDRLASLREFSEGSSADTARP; this is translated from the coding sequence ATGACGGGCCGGCTGACGGAGGATGTGAGCGTGGACGAGCGCGAGTTCGAGCGGCACCGGCCGCACCTGCGGGCCGTGGCCTACCGGATGCTGGGTTCCCTCGGCGACGCCGAGGACGTCGTGCAGGAGGCGTGGTTCCGGCTCGAGCGCACCGGCGCCGGGGAGATCGAGAACCTCGCGGGCTGGCTGACCACGGTCGTCGCCCGGCTGTGCCTGGACCTGCTGCGCTCCCGCACCGCGCGGCGCGAGGACAGCCTGGGCGTGCACCTGCCGGACCCGGTGATCAGCCACGGCGACGGGCTCGGCCCCGAGGACGAGGCGCTGCTGGCGGACTCGGTCGGGCTCGCGCTGCTGGTCGTGCTGGAGACGCTGGCGCCCGCCGAGCGGCTCGCACTGGTGCTGCACGACAGTTTCGGGGTGCCGTTCGACGAGATCGCCTCGATCCTGGGCCGCACCCCGACCGCGACGCGGCAGCTCGCCAGCCGTGCCCGGCGCCGGATCCGCGACACCGCGCCGACCCCCGACGCCGACCCCGCCCGGCAGCGGGAGGTGGTGGAGGCGTTCCGCGCCGCCGCTCGTGCCGGGGACTTCAACGCGCTGGTTGCGGTGCTGGACCCGGATGTCGCGCTGCGGGTGGACCTCGGCACGACGACGGAGGTCCTGCGCGGCGCGGCGAAGGTCGCCGGCCAGGCGCTCAGCTTCGCGCGGCTGTCGGTGTTCTCGCGGCCGGTGCTGGTCAACGGTGCGCCCGGGTTGCTGACCGCCCCGGCCGGGAAGCCGGTGTCGGTCATGAGCTTCACCGTCGTCGGCGGCCGGATCGTGGAGATCGACATCCTCGCCGACCCGGACCGCCTGGCGTCGTTGAGGGAGTTCAGCGAAGGCTCGTCAGCAGATACCGCTCGTCCGTGA